Part of the Micromonospora inyonensis genome, CAGCTCGGTGACCGTACGCGGACCACAGCGGTCCAGTTCGGCGCGGAGCAGGTCGGAAAGAGCGCTCGGGTCGGGCTCGGCGTCGAGGTCGCGCGGGGTGCCGTCGACGTCCCGGTGCCGCAGTCCGGCCGCCGCGCCGGCCCGCCAGATCCCGTCCTTGAACGCCTCCAGGTTGCGGTCGGAGTTGGTGCCGAGGGCGAACAGCCACGGCGGCGCGTCCCCGACGGGGACCGTCTCCACCTCGGCGACCAGCGGGAACCGGGACACGGCGGCGCGGGCCGTCCCGGCTTCGACGGCACCGCCGGCCCTGCCGGTTCCGCTGGCGAGCAGCAGGTCGGCCGGGCGGCCGGAGGTGGCGGCGGCGAGCAGGCCGCGGCCGGCGGGGCCGTCGAGCGTCTCGCCGGTCGGGTCGGACAGGGCGGTGAGCAGCGGCGCGCCGGCCGCGCCGGCTGCCTTGAGCACCACCGGCAGCCGGTCGGGGGCTCCGGGTACGGGGTGCACGGTCACCTCGGCGGGGAGCCCCGCCGCCAGGGGGGCGAGTCGGGCGGGCAGTCCGGGGTCCTCGGCGAGCACCACGACCGTGAGCCGCTGCCCGCGTACCCGGTCGGCGGCGGTGGCCACCGCCCGTAGGACGGTTGCGGCGCTGTCGCCCGGCGGCCCCGCGTACACCAGCGCGAGGGTGACCCGGCGGGAGCGGCGCAGCGCGCCGGTGAGCCAGGTGTCGAACTGGTGGACGAGCAGCCCACCCAGGACGGCGTCGATCGGGTCGGTGGGCATCCTGGTGTTGTACCAGACGGCCGGGCGCCCCGGGCACGGCGACCGGGACGGTCCGCGTCAGGCCGGGACGGAGACGCCGACGCCGCCCCGGGTCTGCCCGCCGTAGCGCTGCCGCTCGCGGGCCAGGTCGAGCCGGCCGATCCGGGTGCGCGCGGCGAGCGCCGCGTCGTCGAGCCGGTCGGCGGGAACCAGCCAGACGATCTCGAACTCCAGGCCGTCCGGGTCCCGGCCGTAGAGGCTCTTGGTGGTGCCGTGGTCGGACGTGCCGACCAGCGCGCCGGCAGCGGTGAGCCGCTCGGCGGTGACGGCCAGTTCGTCGAGGGTGTCGACCTCCCAGGCCAGGTGGTAGAGGCCGACGGTACGGCGGCCCGCCTCGGACCCGCCGGCCGCCGAACCGATCTCGAAGAGGCCGAGGTCGTGGTCGTTGGTCGAGCCGGGCGCCTGGAGGAAGGCGGCGCCGGTGAACCCGTCCGGGGTCATCGGCACCCGCCGGAAACCGAGCACGTCACGGTAGAAGGCGACGCTGCGCTCGACGTCGCGGACGAAGAGGACGGCGTGGTTGAGGCGGTGGATTCCCATGTCGACCACGGTACCGCCATTTTGTTGAGCGTTCAACTATCAGTCGTATGATGGGCGTCATGACCCGGTGGCTGGACCCCGACGAGCAGCGCACCTGGCGGGCCTTCCTGGCCGCCTCCCGGGCGCTGATGGAGACGCTCGACCGTGAGCTGCAGCGCGACGCCGGCATGCCGCACGCGTACTACGAGATCCTGGTCCGGCTCTCCGAGGCTCCCGGGCGCGAGCTGCGGATGACCGACCTGGCCCTGGCCAGCGGGTCCTCGCGGAGCCGGTTGTCGCACGCGGTGGCCCGGCTCGAGGCGGCCGGCTGGGTGCGCCGCCGGGACTGCCCCACCGACCGGCGGGGCCAGCTCGCCGTCCTCACCGACGCCGGTCTCGCCGCACTCGCCGCCGCCGCGCCCGGTCACGTCGAGGGGGTACGCCGGCACCTGTTCGACGCGCTCAGCCCGGCGCAGGTCGACCAGCTGCGCCGGATCAGCGAGTCCCTCGTAGAC contains:
- a CDS encoding VOC family protein, with translation MGIHRLNHAVLFVRDVERSVAFYRDVLGFRRVPMTPDGFTGAAFLQAPGSTNDHDLGLFEIGSAAGGSEAGRRTVGLYHLAWEVDTLDELAVTAERLTAAGALVGTSDHGTTKSLYGRDPDGLEFEIVWLVPADRLDDAALAARTRIGRLDLARERQRYGGQTRGGVGVSVPA
- a CDS encoding MarR family winged helix-turn-helix transcriptional regulator, whose amino-acid sequence is MGVMTRWLDPDEQRTWRAFLAASRALMETLDRELQRDAGMPHAYYEILVRLSEAPGRELRMTDLALASGSSRSRLSHAVARLEAAGWVRRRDCPTDRRGQLAVLTDAGLAALAAAAPGHVEGVRRHLFDALSPAQVDQLRRISESLVDHLGGDRPLS